The genomic segment TTCTGAGGTTGTCGGTTTACCTACTTCTTCTTCGTTCTTTTTTGTACTCCCACTGACTTTTCTCATGGGACTCGACGTAAACAACGGGTTTACTGTTCTCCTTGGAGATGGAGGCAAGTCAGCCTCTGgaattaaattttctttttgcaGGTTTTTGATATCTCTTCTAGATTTGACGTACTCACTATCGATATTTGCATCATCTAACAATGATTCTAATAGACTATTTTTCTCCTTAGCAAATTTAAGTTTCTTCTTGGACAAGTACAGTTCTTTCTCCACTATATTCAATTTGCTCTCTAAACTATCAACTTTTTTTTGCAGCAGAAAGACTTGATCAtcaacaatatttaaatttctaGATTTAACTTTCCTATTATAGTCTCTTCTTGATATATCATTCTTTGCATCACTACTAAATTCCGCGTCTATAGTTTCATTCTCTctatcaatatcatcattttgtCTATACGATGGTCTACCTCTCTTTAATTGATCAAGTAACGCTTCATCATTCCTTTTCtccaataattttcttttaaaagCTTCACTCCTACCGATTCTTTCTCTCATTCTTCTTCTCTCTTCCATTTGCGAACATCTTGCAGAATCCGAAATTCTATTACTCTCTGGTAATAGTTGATCCAAACTTTCTGATACTCTTTTCATTCTGCCCATATTCTCTGCTTCTGGTGAAAAAATGGTCTTAATTGCACTTAAAATTTTCGTTAAAGTCCCAGGATTTCTTTGGTTGCGAGCAATTCTCCCTGCAAGCATCTCCCTTTCAACTTTCTCTTGATACATTCTCCCTTTTCTCCTTTCGCCATTAACAGATTTTTTCACTCCTCCCCTATTACGATTTCTCACTGTGTTCAATAACACCTCACCACTTTCATTGCCGTTCACTTCTCTCATCAAATGTGCCCTCGCTGAACTTGATCTATCAGCCATTCTTTTACGTCTTTGTGCCTTCATATATTCCAAATCACCGTATTCATGCTTGCGACCATCTACCGGTGTTCTATCTTCTGAATCTTGCCCAAAAAACCCACGAGCCATCCCCTGTACTGATTCTAACATCCCTATAGGTTCCTTACTGTTGTTATGTTCTTGCCTCAGGTAAATAACCTTAAAATAGTGTTACagtcaaaaaaaatataatttctattatattattttttggtttctCAACAGTTCACTAAAAAATCCCAATCGATATAAAGTTTGTATGCCAAGATGCAATCACAACCAACCTCTAATAAACCAATTGGACCTTGCTACCATATAGCAACTATCATTAAAATAGTTACTTTTGTATACTTTACTCATTGGTAGCTTTTCTCCAACTTTTAAAATTCGTGATTTCGTGATTTTTTGAGgacattttttaaatttttgatgtAAAAAATTACACGATTAAGTACGGTGATACAGGCGTTTCTAACCACAAACGCCAGTTCTCAAATTCTGTAAAGTGGGGTTACCCGACTATTGAATTATAACGGTCACGTGCAGTAACGCGTTAGTCACGTGCACTGCACGTGAGTGCTGTAACCTTTATAGTACATGCAATGGTTTACGCGTTTCGATGCCATCCCCCCATCTGTACAAGATTCGAGAACTCGATATAGATAAAAGTATAAAAGTATAAGTGTATGAATGTGCATGACGGTTCTGTATTGTGCCAATTGCAATAGCCAACAAATCGCCAAGAGTCATCATGTTTAGTTCTGGGAATGTGTTACCAGTGAAGATCCAGCCTCCGTT from the Tetrapisispora phaffii CBS 4417 chromosome 9, complete genome genome contains:
- the CSA1 gene encoding Csa1p (similar to Saccharomyces cerevisiae NBP1 (YLR457C) and YPR174C; ancestral locus Anc_7.531), with product MLESVQGMARGFFGQDSEDRTPVDGRKHEYGDLEYMKAQRRKRMADRSSSARAHLMREVNGNESGEVLLNTVRNRNRGGVKKSVNGERRKGRMYQEKVEREMLAGRIARNQRNPGTLTKILSAIKTIFSPEAENMGRMKRVSESLDQLLPESNRISDSARCSQMEERRRMRERIGRSEAFKRKLLEKRNDEALLDQLKRGRPSYRQNDDIDRENETIDAEFSSDAKNDISRRDYNRKVKSRNLNIVDDQVFLLQKKVDSLESKLNIVEKELYLSKKKLKFAKEKNSLLESLLDDANIDSEYVKSRRDIKNLQKENLIPEADLPPSPRRTVNPLFTSSPMRKVSGSTKKNEEEVGKPTTSEFYNKYPKIPETEKLKQDIRERSLSPINIDYSKYSSPR